Within Oribacterium sp. oral taxon 102, the genomic segment GCTCTGAGGACGAGCTGGCAGCAATGATGGTAGGGCGGCAGGTCAATTCCCGTGTCGAGAAGAAGCAGCAGGAGGCGGGAGAGCTGGTGCTTGAGGTACGGGATCTCCGCGCACGAGACTACCGTGGCGTGGAGGTACTGAAGGGGCTGAATCTGGAGGTGCATGCGGGGGAGATTCTGGGACTTGCCGGCATTGACGGAAACGGGCAGTCCCAGCTCGTCGAGATTCTGACCGGACTCGGCAAAGCGACCGAGGGAAGCGTGAAAATGGGCGGAGAGGACGTGGTAAACCGAACGCCGCGCTATATCTTCGAGCGGGGGATCTCCAGCATTCCGGAGGATCGGCAGAAGCATGGACTGGTGCTGGACTTCTCGGTCTCTGAGAATCTGATCCTGCAGAACTTCGGACAGGAGCCGTATTCCCGGCACGGTATCCTGAACAAGCGGAAAATGCGGGAGCATGCGACGGAGCTGATCGAGAAGTTCGATATCCGCCCGACCGGCTGCGAGGAGCGCCTCGCGGGGCAGCTTTCCGGCGGAAATCAGCAGAAGGTCATCATTGCCCGGGAGGTCACGAATGACAAGGAGCTGCTGATCGCCTTCAACCCGACCAGAGGACTTGATGTCGGTGCAATCGAATTTGTACACAAGTATCTGGTGGAGCAGAGAAATAAGGGGAGGGCGATTCTGCTCGTTTCCTTCGAGCTCGACGAGATTATGGGGCTTTCCGATCGGATCGGCGTTATTTTCGGCGGGCAGATCGTCGGCGAGCTTTCCGGCAGGGAGGCGGACGAGTATCAGCTCGGTCTGATGATGGCAGGCGGAAAAAAGAATCGGCAGGAGGGTAGGACAGAATGAAACAGAAGATTTTGAACAGCTCGATGCTGTATACTTTGATCTCCATCGTGATCGGCTTCCTCATCGGCGCGCTGCTGCTCAGCGTGATTGGCGTCAGTCCGGCGGTGGCGTACGGAAAGCTGCTGAGCGGCGTGTTCAGCAAGCCGAAGTTCATGGTTTACAGCGTCGTCTATGCGGCCCCGCTGATTTTCACGGGGCTCTCCGTCGCCTTCTCCTTCCGGACAGGCGTCTTCAACATCGGCGCGGAGGGGCAGTACGTCATGGGGGCGATTACCGCTGCGGTAGTGGGACTGCTCTTTCCGATGCCGCCGGTTCTGCATGCGCTGGTCTGTCTCCTTGCGGCGGCTGCCGCAGGAGCGCTCTGGGGCGCAGTGGTCGGATTTCTGAAGGTGAAGAAGGGGATCAATGAGGTGCTCTCCTATATCATGTTCAACTGGCTTGCTTTCTATCTGTCGAACTATATCGTGAACCGGAAGGCGATCCACACCGAGCAGGGCGCAGAGGCGTCGAAGAATATCCTCGAGTCAGCCGTGATCCGTATGCCGGCAGCTGCTGTGAAGCTGACCGGCTGCACAGATCTCCACTGGGGCGTCGTGCTGGCGCTCCTCGCTGCGGTCGTGATGTGGTTCGTGATGACGAAGACCACCTTCGGCTATCAGCTCCGTGCGGTGGGCTTCTCCAGAACGGCGGCGGAGTATGCGGGCATCAGTTCCAACCGGGTTTTCATGCTGTCCATGTCGCTCTCCGGCGTGCTCGCGGCGCTCGGCGGGGCGGTACAGATCCTTGGGATGTCCAACCGTGTCGCGCAGTACGCGGCGCAGGAGGGCTATGGCTTTCAGGGAATCACGGTCGCGCTGATTGGCTCGACCAATCCGATCGGCTGTATTTTCTCGGGACTCTTTTACGGCGCGATGAAGTACGGCGGCAATAAGCTGACCGTCGTAAACGTACCGACCGAGGTCGTGAATATCATCATGGGGACGATCGTCATTTTCATCGCCATCGCGCCGGTATTCAAGATGCTGCTGCTTAGGGCTTTTGCGAAGAATGGAGGGAAAAAATGATGATATATCTCGGATTGCTGATCAATGCGATGCTGATCGCGACGCCGCCGCTCCTCCTCGCGGGACTCGGCTCCTGCTTCTCGGAGCGCTCGGGCGTCATCAATATCGGCATCGAGGGAATGATGACGCTGGGCGCCTTCGTGGGCGCGGCGGTCGCTTACTTTACGGGGAACGGCTGGATCGGCTTTCTCGCCGGCGGACTCGCCGGCGCGCTGCTCGGCGTGATCCACGCCGTGGTCTGCATCAGCCTCCATGCGGATCAGACTATAGCCGGAACCGCGATCAACTTCATCGGACCGGGCTTCGCGATTTTCCTCTGCAAGGCGATCTTCGCGAACTCCTCTGATACGCCGGCGCTGGATACCGCGTCGAAGCTTCCGAAGATGTTCGTCGGCAGGTTTCCGGCGGGCTCCTTTGGCTACAATGTCATTTCCACCTATCCGGTGGCGTATCTGAGCTTCGCGGTGGTGGCGCTGCTCTGGTTTGTATTCTTCAGGACTCGCTTCGGTATGCGGCTGCGTGCTGCGGGGGAGCATCCGGAGGCGTGTGAGACGCTGGGAATCAATGTGTATCGTGTGCGTTATGCCTGCGTCATCCTCTCCGGCTTTCTCTCCGGGCTGGGCGGCGCGTTCGTGACACTCGCGACGGTATCTCAGTTTCGTCCGGCGGTCATTGTCGGGCAGGGCTTTATCGCCATCGCGGCGGTGATCTTCGGAAAGTTTACGCCGCAGGGGACACTGGTGGGCTGTCTGATCTT encodes:
- a CDS encoding ABC transporter ATP-binding protein, which translates into the protein MKQSNMDEGQIVIEMREIVKKFGDFVANDHINLKLHKGEVLAILGENGAGKSTLMNVLYGMYRPTEGQILVNGQPVSIDNPEKAIELGIGMVHQHFMLVQPFTVTENIVLGAEPMKGLRVDLGTARQRILELSDKYNLRVDPDARVEDISVGMQQRVEILKVLYRGADILILDEPTASLTPQEIDELMEIIRNLTAAGKSILIITHKLREIKTCSDHCTIIRRGRYIDTVRVEDCSEDELAAMMVGRQVNSRVEKKQQEAGELVLEVRDLRARDYRGVEVLKGLNLEVHAGEILGLAGIDGNGQSQLVEILTGLGKATEGSVKMGGEDVVNRTPRYIFERGISSIPEDRQKHGLVLDFSVSENLILQNFGQEPYSRHGILNKRKMREHATELIEKFDIRPTGCEERLAGQLSGGNQQKVIIAREVTNDKELLIAFNPTRGLDVGAIEFVHKYLVEQRNKGRAILLVSFELDEIMGLSDRIGVIFGGQIVGELSGREADEYQLGLMMAGGKKNRQEGRTE
- a CDS encoding ABC transporter permease — protein: MKQKILNSSMLYTLISIVIGFLIGALLLSVIGVSPAVAYGKLLSGVFSKPKFMVYSVVYAAPLIFTGLSVAFSFRTGVFNIGAEGQYVMGAITAAVVGLLFPMPPVLHALVCLLAAAAAGALWGAVVGFLKVKKGINEVLSYIMFNWLAFYLSNYIVNRKAIHTEQGAEASKNILESAVIRMPAAAVKLTGCTDLHWGVVLALLAAVVMWFVMTKTTFGYQLRAVGFSRTAAEYAGISSNRVFMLSMSLSGVLAALGGAVQILGMSNRVAQYAAQEGYGFQGITVALIGSTNPIGCIFSGLFYGAMKYGGNKLTVVNVPTEVVNIIMGTIVIFIAIAPVFKMLLLRAFAKNGGKK
- a CDS encoding ABC transporter permease gives rise to the protein MMIYLGLLINAMLIATPPLLLAGLGSCFSERSGVINIGIEGMMTLGAFVGAAVAYFTGNGWIGFLAGGLAGALLGVIHAVVCISLHADQTIAGTAINFIGPGFAIFLCKAIFANSSDTPALDTASKLPKMFVGRFPAGSFGYNVISTYPVAYLSFAVVALLWFVFFRTRFGMRLRAAGEHPEACETLGINVYRVRYACVILSGFLSGLGGAFVTLATVSQFRPAVIVGQGFIAIAAVIFGKFTPQGTLVGCLIFGLCNGLKALLGGSNAISPDLLSMIPYIVTLLTLIFFVGAGHVPAANGKVFVRSK